tttgttacctatttttgacaaaactaagaaatttgaagcctttttgaactaaaaattagattttcgaggtttttttaGCGCTGTTTCGGccctcacccaaaggttccaaaggtcatgttctcacccaatgaccccatattttttacattttgctctcaccgaatgccaaaaatcatgctctcacccaatgaccccatattttttacattttgctctcaccgaatggcccttagtgcgaaagtgccagccctacccctatatccatttcattttgaagtgccccccccccccggaagtaTAACAGCCTTTGAACAGGAATAGCCCAGATTTGGTTCTAGCAAATCTTGTTTTCAGATTTTGAATTCCATTCAAACATTTGGGCTTATagtaaaatgctttttttttatcattgcaGAGTATACTTTGtctaaatttgtttatttactcatTGAGTCATTTTACAATAATACTAACCCATTTACCTTTTTCCAGACCAAAATTGGAGTGGGGTAATCAGGAGATGATGTGGCCAGTCACTGACGCAGCACTCAGAGCAGAACCAACAGAAAGATTAGAACAACTAGCAACACCAAAGAAAAACTTCAGGACTCCAACAGACTATAAAAAGTAAGACATTGTTCTTGTGTCTTATGAggtccttatttatttattttaattaaatactAATAATTGACACCTCAACTGTACCCAGTGATACACCCAGGAAACAACAACTAGACAATGTTATATTGCAGGGCATGTGAAGAATGCACGGACAATTTAATCATGTAGGGAGCCAAAATGAGGAACAGTTGAAAgcactttcaccaaaagaccatTTTACACAAAGACACAGTGtttaataataacaaaattaaaattcctattgggtcagtccatatcaaaacagattgagtgtacacccaccctcttggattttgctctcctttggctcagggtacctttcatggatcctaggtgaggtcacaagaaaaaattcaaattccatttagtttgcgaatggcgggcaatcaaagtttggcgacctcgaccaaaattgggaatttaaggggtccaaatgacaaagtgctctctttgaggggaactttcttcttaattgaatcagttgtgatcctctttttgaatgtggtcactcactggctgtgtctgaaatacctaatgccaaaaaagatagatttcgaaatttctttgggatttcagagggggtcaaaatcagcacttcgtactgttcaatcaaattatcttgattttgaaggacccatgataatgtcacagtgcacttataggtcctaattatgttcagaatggattaaccatatgccaatgtctatgagcaattaaaaaaagagaaatttctagaccctacagaattttaggccacccctaaagtggttcagccacaaatggcgcttaaaatcggcaaattttgacccctaataactttaggtgtacaccagatatgaatttctagtcttttgcatctgaaagaatgtagtttaatgttactaggaacataagatttgttttgtattttttgtgttttagtaaagttgacgctttcaaaatagtcatttttgcctaacataccatgcatacaggatacggtacaaaatgccaattttagtataatattttttaatattttgatcactttatagccatttgtattatttatcctgatatttcaagttgcttttgagtcaagtaataagaaaaaactactttctaatcctctgtatggatttttatggtggtcaaaaatgcacttcctggcaacgatgcacatgcaaagtacaggttatgggggtcaaatgttcagaatgctcccaattatgtcaagtaatatatcaaattactcagtatggtcatgaggattccaaaatgtatagtttgtatgtgtcagacctttcaggaggcgctatgacgaaaaatgttcataggtcaacgaccttttgaattctgaccatagttaacaacgtttgattttggtaattttggtgtctaattatatatgttttcttgcatgagaaatacaactaagcaaattaataaactatacaaggaaccgatgaccctcttttgcaacatggctgccaaaagcatccatattgtaataaggaggtgattggttccttgtacagttttttaagttgcgtagttgtatttctcatgcaagaaaacataattagacaccaaaatcaccaaaatcggacgttgttaactatgtaataacagaataaataagacaatttgctataaagtgatcaaaaatagaaaaaagggtatgttgaaattgacattttgtacccataacctgtacattattagtaaaaaattgggatttttgggaccatcaacttagtatcaaaacacaaaaatacaaaacaaatcttatgttcctagtaacattagactacattctttcagatgcaaaagactagaaattatatctggtgtacacctaaagttattaggtgtcaacatttgccgattttaagcgccatttgtggctgaaccactttaggggggcctaaaattctgtagggggtcaagaaatttctcttttttttaattgctcatagacattggcacatggttaatccattctgaacataattaggacctgtaagtgcactgtgacattatcatgggtccttcaaaatcaaagataatttgattgaacagtacgaagtgctgattgaccccctctgaaatcccaacgaaattccaaAATCGATCTTTTTTGgtattaggcatttcagacacagccagtgagtgaccacattcaaaaagagggtcacaactgatttaattaagaagaaaatgcctctcaacgagagcactttgtcatttggacaccttaaattcccaattttggtcaaggtcgctaaacttagatggcccgccattcgaaacgaaattgaatttgaatttttttcttgtgacctcacctaggggtccatgaaaggtacccctgagccaaaggagagcaaaatccaagagggtgggtgtacactcaatctgttttgatatggactgaccctattaTGCTTAATCAAAATTACAAGAAGACATTTTCCatcttgtatttttatattttattcttGAGTCATAAACCTGTTAGCCTGCCTAACAGAGCAAATACATGAAAACAAGGACACCTAAAGACCTGTAGTTGTCTAGTTGCCTACAACAATCAAACTTGATTGTAGGCAACTAAATTGACATAGCTtttttccagttgaaaaccaaAAACATTACTAACATTATCATTTGTTTTCTTTTCAGAGCAATCCATGTATATAGCTGTGGTCGCCAGTCAGTAATATGGGATGTTAGCCCTATGGCTAAGAAAGCTGAGGCAAGTGGCAGAGTAGCAACATTATCTAAATATAAAACACCTCCTACATCATATCAGGAAGACAGGTAAGTCACTAACTGAATTTACTACACTCCACCACTTTTATAGCAATATCAAATTTTGTTGCAGAATATGTAAAACTAGTGGGATTGCTCATACCCGGTGCGGTGAGTATTTGGATTCTGGCAGGGTACCCATGCTCGatcaaaaaaaaaagcaagactATCACTAGTCTTGAGACTCCCACTCTAGGGGTATCAAATCCAAAAAATAACTTTCTCTAGGGATATCATATTCCCAAAAGTCTCTTCTAGTCCCACTAGGGATATCAAATTTACCTCTTCTAGTCTCCAAAGGGTTACCACAGTTTCTGATTCCATGCCCATGTATCTTGTTTTTAAGAATTTGTGTTAAAAGAATAgaacaaaatgtgacattttgacTTTCAAAAAGTCATTTCTGGTACTTGTCCTATTTGTGCTTGGTCTTATAATGTGGAATTTCACCGAAGATAGTCCTGATAAGGGTATGTTTTTAcagaaatctggtcccgctagggGTATAGACCTGAGATAGACCTGTTGgcacaaatttattccaaaaatTCGGTCAATTCTAAACTTTTATTATTTACTCCTCACATTGTGATCTCCTAGGAGAGATCTCAATTCTTTTTATATATAACTGTAATTACCACATGCATAATATCTAAAACACTTGCTTGTCTTTTAAATATAGGGCTAAACATGCATTTAGCTGTGGTCGTCAGTCACCGGTTTGGGATGTAGCGATGGTGCAAAAAGTGCAAGGAAAGAGTCCGTTTAGATGGATTAGCAAGAGCAAAAACACCTCATAGGGATTATGTTCCACCAAGGGAGGTAAGTTTATGATGAACTGCAGTAGGTTGCAGTAGACCTCCGTTTACTATGTTATACAGAAAAGTGCACATCAAGCCCATTGTGAAGCGCTGCTGAATAATACATATAATTCGAGCGGCGAGCTAATACATGCATTGTaagcactggaatgaaatagcagttttctttgttttacctcatttgtttggctcggaattaaaaagggacaatgtgatcagtgaaaactatcatttaaataggaatcgattctttatgcaaatcacatattattgctttaaaccaACAGCAAAACTTGAGCATGCCCAATGTGATGGTTCCGTTGCCTGGGTTCCATTGATTTTGTACCGTATATTAATCCTGCTTACATCCATCTCATTTAACCTCAGGTTGAATCCATGGTTAGTGGCAATGCCAAAAATGCAGTAGCCTCATCCAGACTAGAGACATTAGCAAGACCAAAGAGTAGACCTGAAGGACCTTTCAGAGATCCCATATGGCCAGTAAGTACATGCAATGTAATGAAAATCACTGATGTAAAATCATGTTCTTCTCTCTGGAACTTGTTTtccatattattttttttataaacaattttgataaATGTTGGCTTTTGCTCTGAGAAGGCTTTTTATCACAGACTCGATCTCTTTCTATTTAATTATCTGTGGTTTTGTGCAGTTGTATGCATAACTAGCCTTTCGTAAGGGCGAGGGGGAATTCTGGACTGTCTCGATAGACATCTGTTTAAACTGTAAGTGCAGGCTCAAGACAGGGCTTTGTACTCAACTGAGGTGGCCCTCCCTGCCTCCTCCTGTATGTGCACAAGCTTGCACACTGGGTAAGCACCTAGGTTTCCAATTGAAAAGTGGCCAACCATTTCCTTTCTGTAGCTGAAACTGCATAGCCCACAGTGCAAAAGTTGTGCACCAAACCCTGCTCTAAatgtatttttgtttactttttacaggtAAGTCCGCTTGCCAAATCTATCAATGCATCATCAAGACAACTAGAATTAGCTAAACCAAAGGGTATACCTGATGGCTACCAATCCAATAGATTTGTAATCAATGATGTTTCCCGGTCAGCAAGAAAAGCAATAGCAACGACTCGCACACAAGAGCTATCCAGACCTATCATGAGAGCCACTATGGATCATGTGCAATTCAATCCTGATGCATTTATTGTGAGCGATGCTGCTAAGAAGGCAAGGTGTCCGGCCAGAATTGAAGAACTTGCCCAACCGCTTAAAAGATAGCCATATAACAAAGACTTTGTAAGGGACTACTTGATTACAACAGTTGGAATGGATGATGGATTTGTCTCAAGTCTTGGACTGCTGGATGTTAAAGACAATTTCCctttttattgcaaatttatttATTGTCCTTCACAttgtttcttctttcttgaaATTGTCTTCGATTGAGATAATTTATCTTTCCTTCATCAGGTTGTCAAACTCAGGTAGGGTAGAATAAAGTAGAATAAGTGAATGGGTAAATGTACAGGAAAATTTTAATTTATGGAAAAGATAACTAATTTTTGCTCTGGAAGGTTTTAGTTGAAATATATGTCCAATTTGACTATTAATTAAAAGggttaatttatattattttaagcaattaattgtaaaataaaatagttATTTCATTCCATTTTAACATTGTGGGTGTACCAATGATCAAATATATCTTGCTAGGCCAAAAGAAGGTTTATCTCAGAAGAAAAATTGAAAGCAGTACTcacttgaaaaaaattgcaaaatcagtAAATGTGCAATGCTCTCATTTTTCTTTATTGCATTTTTGGTCACTTTTGTTTTTTAGATGTTCTCACTTTTTCTGACATAAACCTTTTTTAAGTCTGCAAGTGAGCACCATGGTAGCTACTacagtctgtctcgtctcaagttgagagtaacgccatattggatttcgtagtggcagatttgaatcgtgcgcgctaacctaatcccgcatATACACACACGTAGAAAGGCGATTTGTCCGTATGCTGTGGATGCAACCGCATAAGCGCACCGATTCAAATCTGCAActgtaaaatccaacatggcgttactttcgatgagacacactataggagacaaatatttaattttattacggTACTATGCTTCAAAGGTAAAGGGGTGGTATATGCTAGTAATTAACAAAGCAGATGCCAGCGAGTTTTTGTTTTGGACGGCAGATGATTCTGCAGCATTAAATTGACACCTTGAGTCATGTGCGCATATGTCAACTTTGCTATTTTTAAATAATCTAGTTTCTAGACACTAGTTCGGGTAAAATCTTTATGTTgtgaaaatgacaatttttggaCGAAGATTGTAGTAATTAATATTTACCGTCGTAGAACCCAAAGTCGTCAAAAACAAAAACTCACTAATGTATTTTACTGGGGAGGGCATTTTTCTGGTGTGAAACTTATATTCACAAAATGATGCACCTGTACAGCAGATACAGAAGTGTCACTTAACAGCACCGGGGTGTTTGTTtgccttttctttgtttttagtaACTGATTCCCTCTAATAGGATCTCTAGttaaaggagcattttgtgatcctaacattctcttttttctgacatttttcaggaactagatatccacgaaaaattccgaaaatttcagttgattctgattttgcgtttgcgagttatgcatgattatgtttatTACACTGCTCAATAGCAGGGTCTTAGCAAGAAATTGAgatttgcccgtcatttgaataaaaatgcctgtcctaatttgacctttaaaacatttctcAGACAtctacagcccattgggggttcaaagagttcaaatatgtcttgctatggccttgttttgcaaagctGATCTGCTAAAAAGTTCAACAGCCTTTGTCAATACCTACAATTAAAATGCAGCatttgtcaaaggcattaattttacctgtcccaggagcaaactccccatcTAAAATGAGGCCAGACGGgcggctagctaagacactgctcaataggccactgtgttgtaatttgtgGTACACCAGACTGAAATttaattgacaatatttttgctaaacaaagtaatctgtaagaaatattttgtataaacattgtgtagccagaggtttccagtggtataaaaatctcaactttgtgaAAACTGGAAGGATGAGGtagtggatcacaaaatgcccctttaatgtagctgaagcatttttattaaaaaggtgtAGTTGACTAGTTCTTATTCATTCTTTAGTTCTCAATCAATATAGTTTGACTGCTTGGAGCGCAAGAAGGCTAACTGCAAGAGTTGCCTGGAACACAATAGGTTTAATCACCCTTGACAGTTGACATTTCTGTGCTCCATCCAAGCAGTCAGTTTGTTAAATACAATTTTCAACAGTAAAAAGTTTTCTTACATGTAGCTTAAAGATACTcttgattcaaaatgaatgtcagTACACATGACATCTACGCATGTTTGCATTTTAAATTGATCTTGTACAACTATTAAACTGGACTCACATTTTTGAGCGGCTACGGTATGTACAATTTGTAAAGGGTATTAcagatcgactgctcagtgccagaagtgggaaagtgcaataactgccatgtgtagctgccatgtatagatgagtacaatatactgtgtgtaaattgccaaatgttcacagggcagctattgcacttgtccACTTCTGGAACTGAGCAGTCGTGTTAAGAAGATAGGCTTTGTCAACAGGAATTCATaataagttatagtatttctacgAGTACGACATTGGTGAGTTGGTTATCGCAGTATTGGACCAGCCGGTCCCTGTGCGAGTGGTTGAGGTTTCGTTAGATGTGTCTCCGACTTCATCAGGTTTTATAGATTACTAGTGTCAGTGCAATTCCAAGAAATTTGTCAGTGAatgggtctattccagttgaaatccatacacccgctatggaagacatgaccttaatttttcacacggagggtgtagatttcaaatggtatttCAAATAATGTTATCTTTTAATTTTCTTAAGTCTTAGCTGGTCTAAGCTATCAGAAAATGAAATGTTACTATAGGTTCTGTTAGTTATGGGATACGATTCATAGCCtgcaaacaaattttaaacaTGTGTGAATCACAAATTAGTGAAATTGATATTACCAAAGATGTGCGCTTCAGCCACAATTGTTAGAACATACATTTCTTGtaattttttccacaaaaaatgttactatttttaattattggtcgatgaaaatatttatattggaaatttttgtacacataattatggtaattgatatgaaaataatagcattgtaaaaatatatattgTACATTTACAGGAATTACGATTAGACATTAAAATTTCACAAAAACCAAATTGTTAAGGCTTCCGGTATGTCTTGTGTTTCATGTGTATACAACTTGGTACAGAGTAGGATCTCCTCAATGAAAGCagttttggaaataaaaataatattgctatcttcagtagttccCGGAGATAGAAAGTAACAGCTCCTTcatttaaatgctatcttctgtagatatttATAATGCAACTTGTAAAacacaattgctatcttcagtagatagcactacacaTATTCATAAGGACTGCACAAAAAATAACGCAgccattataaatatgcctatagcttcagaactgtataactaaaataataatttctcgatcatgagagtatgaatgtattgcgtgcactgcgtaatgtcgcaagtttagtggaatgacacgatagcgcgatcgattgtgcatgcacaggaaatgcagcgctacccaaagcgtgtgtggtaggcgttgtacgccgacgcaatCATCATTgtgtgcctattgagctctcatgatcaagaaactattattttggctataatcGTATTCACAATTATGTTAACAGATTAGAAAAAAGGGTGGTTTATTTATGTGTATGTTTGATGCCCCCATTTATCCAATGTCATTCAATATCAACAACACAGTAGTGtagaaaaatacctgaatttattAATATCGAATGAAattggacgaatggggtatcaaaatgcgtaaaTCAATCATCCTTTTTTTCTACATGTATGTCAAAATGTTGTGAAaccaattattagttctgaagtaAAAGTTATAGGCGTATTATAACAGCTGTGTACTTTTTTTGTGTAGTCTTTACTTTATTCACTAAATATATGCTGCTTAAATGCCAAGCAAATAATTGTGTTCAAAACACTTTATTTCTTGCATAGGGGAGTTATCGCAGCAGCTAAGGGCCGGAGTTTAGAATTACTAGGTCTCCCGAACCAAAACAAGATCAAATCAAAAACTTACCTACTGTGCTGCATAGAGAGTGAAGGAGTGTGCAAATTGAAAATTTACCAGTGTCAACTGCTTGAGGGAAAGGGATAAAGCGACAACGTCTAGTTTTTCCCTAAAATACTGTAATACACACTTCTTTTATTCCATTATTCCATTAACAATATAACCATGTCAATGCATGCTCTGCATTTGCTAACACTTCTTAGGGCTTGATATCTCTGGTAGATAACAAGCAATACACTTGTATgtgtatatgctatcttcagtagaaagcactacATTTGTAGTATTAAATTGGAATCATAAAACCAATCAACTGAGGCTACGGTATCataccttatcctaggtgcatctacaggccgtctgatgatctgTTTATTCATGGTCGTTGTCTTGTGACAAGTTGTTGTTGCCAGAAGTTGTTGATTTTGAGTCAAACTTCTTAGGAATGTTCTTGATCATAGAATTGTAGGAGATCTAGGGAGGGCAGtcaagaccccccaaaaaaaaaatctggcaAATTAAACATAGGCTTTCACCATCCCAATTTGCCTCTCAGCTTGTCATAATTTTAAGCCAGTTATGATGGGATGCCACATTGTTTAATTTTGTACAGTAAAAGAGTGAAAAGAAGACacttcatttttcaaattttgagataGAATTCATGAGATATAGAATCTGTCTGTTTATTTTACTGCTTATTATCAGTTTACATATACACTTCATAATtaaaagcttcaacataaaaagcttATGTTTAAGGTGTCAAGCGAGGTGTTTACAGTTTGATGGAGAATACAAGGAGGCACTACAAATAAAAATAGAGAACGAGAATATTCCCCCATGGCTGACATCCTTAATAATACAGGGTGGTATATGGAATCTGAATTCTCTTTAACTCTATTTCTGTGATTAAAATCAAATTCTGTAGCACTTAAAAGATAAAACCTTAACTTGCGTAATATGCATTTGCTACATGGTACTaccctttaaaaaaaagaagccaTTTTAAACTTGGGTGTTATGATTGTTGTACAATGTATCAAGGGTTGAGAATCAGAAAGATGAAAATACTGTAAGTCAACCAGCTACtgccatacatacatacacatgtaAGTCTGAGTTGACGCTTTTTTCTCAGTACCAAAATCTATTTTTTCTGGTTGTCAACCCTGCCAGGCAGACTCAACTCGGACTTACCTattcagggtcagaaattcgcaaccaagtgcGAGAATACTTTTGGATtttcccagtggaattttgcaagaatccatggattctcgtcAT
The Amphiura filiformis chromosome 3, Afil_fr2py, whole genome shotgun sequence DNA segment above includes these coding regions:
- the LOC140148114 gene encoding LOW QUALITY PROTEIN: sperm microtubule associated protein 2-like (The sequence of the model RefSeq protein was modified relative to this genomic sequence to represent the inferred CDS: inserted 2 bases in 1 codon), giving the protein MAETEVLFQQRVGSAYSYNELRGRERVIYLSTPKTSKAVWLTSLGPKLEWGNQEMMWPVTDAALRAEPTERLEQLATPKKNFRTPTDYKKAIHVYSCGRQSVIWDVSPMAKKAEASGRVATLSKYKTPPTSYQEDRAKHAFSCGRQSPVWDVAMXCKKCKERVRLDGLARAKTPHRDYVPPREVESMVSGNAKNAVASSRLETLARPKSRPEGPFRDPIWPVSPLAKSINASSRQLELAKPKGIPDGYQSNRFVINDVSRSARKAIATTRTQELSRPIMRATMDHVQFNPDAFIVSDAAKKARCPARIEELAQPLKR